A single Pyxicephalus adspersus chromosome 8, UCB_Pads_2.0, whole genome shotgun sequence DNA region contains:
- the IER5 gene encoding immediate early response gene 5 protein: MQRETVATAEAESHPGLGFRLEAHRIVSISLGKIYHSRVQRGGIKLHKNLMVSLVLRSAQQVYLSQTAEELHGDYPLYPVPPQAYRVPESCSCPGPEDEEEESTCARTAAPDIRIPRACSCSAPSSCRAHPRGLPCCSCYSHPDCALAEPCRDCPSREDEASHPDPPSPCCRKRSGGSAPEGPAMKRARREQREQEVPEPAEEAAEEMETENVANLISIFGSSFSGLLTKEPGTEEGEEPGQEVQELDSPSSQSCSEPAISSTITPWSTAIEAF; encoded by the coding sequence ATGCAGCGCGAAACCGTAGCGACCGCCGAGGCGGAGAGTCACCCCGGGCTGGGCTTCCGCCTGGAAGCGCACCGCATTGTCAGTATCTCGCTGGGGAAGATTTACCACTCCCGGGTGCAGCGAGGCGGCATCAAGCTACACAAGAACCTCATGGTGTCCCTGGTACTGCGGAGCGCCCAGCAGGTCTACCTGAGCCAGACAGCCGAGGAGCTGCACGGTGACTACCCCCTGTACCCGGTCCCTCCACAAGCTTACCGGGTACCGGAGAGCTGCTCGTGTCCCGGGCCTGAGGATGAAGAGGAAGAGTCGACGTGTGCCCGCACTGCCGCCCCTGACATCCGAATCCCCCGGGCCTGCTCGTGCTCAGCTCCCAGCTCATGCCGGGCTCATCCCCGGGGCCTCCCGTGCTGTTCCTGCTATTCCCACCCCGACTGTGCGCTGGCGGAGCCGTGCAGAGACTGTCCGAGCCGGGAAGACGAAGCCAGTCACCCCGATCCCCCGAGCCCGTGCTGCAGGAAGAGGAGCGGGGGCAGCGCGCCGGAGGGGCCGGCTATGAAGCGAGCCAGGCGGGAGCAGAGAGAACAAGAGGTGCCGGAGCCGGCCGAGGAAGCGGCCGAGGAGATGGAGACGGAGAACGTGGCCAATCTTATCAGTATCTTCGGCTCCAGCTTCTCGGGACTTCTCACCAAGGAGCCGGGGACAGAGGAGGGGGAGGAGCCCGGGCAGGAGGTGCAGGAACTGGACTCTCCATCCAGCCAAAGCTGCAGCGAGCCGGCCATCAGCTCCACCATCACCCCATGGAGCACGGCCATAGAGGCCTTTTGA